The following coding sequences are from one Microbulbifer sp. TB1203 window:
- a CDS encoding helix-turn-helix domain-containing protein has product MNDQSGRPPPDTNEASGIKSGFIKPSYSFETSQIPLNEQFDRYRDELPGHIERSDGKGISEKFFVDTKGFNLGDIRAVSSRSDGFSFYRSPQDVKSYDMDDWVVAVRTKGHVDANVDGNTVRFQGSHLELRNTGEPFSAHLSAHESLYFFLPRKTLTGLEGILDRISVSEKSKRLHPLLGHYLMALGARLSTMTPAESLIAAETTRAMIRASVARSPESIAAAQTPILATQLEVARKFIECNLGRPDLTVESVRAVLCVSRRQVYKIFENLGGVERYIRSRRLSACLRELQDSEMRCTISQIAERYGFKDVAGFSRQFRAQFGGRPSEAREAVGSVPKRSNYIEWLNRQ; this is encoded by the coding sequence TTATCAAACCGTCATACAGCTTTGAAACATCGCAGATCCCCTTAAACGAGCAGTTCGATAGATATCGGGATGAGCTTCCCGGACATATTGAACGCTCGGATGGAAAGGGAATTTCGGAAAAATTCTTCGTTGACACCAAAGGCTTCAACCTGGGTGACATCCGTGCAGTCTCATCCAGATCCGATGGGTTTTCCTTTTATAGATCCCCGCAGGATGTCAAATCTTATGATATGGATGATTGGGTAGTGGCCGTAAGAACAAAAGGCCATGTAGACGCCAATGTGGACGGGAATACCGTACGCTTCCAGGGAAGTCACCTGGAGCTGCGAAATACGGGGGAGCCATTCAGCGCACACCTCTCCGCCCACGAATCCCTGTATTTTTTCCTGCCCAGGAAAACCTTGACGGGATTGGAAGGAATACTCGACCGCATTTCCGTCAGCGAAAAATCCAAACGCCTGCATCCGCTGCTCGGGCACTATCTGATGGCACTAGGGGCCAGGCTCTCAACCATGACGCCAGCGGAATCTCTGATTGCCGCCGAAACCACCCGGGCCATGATCCGGGCCAGCGTTGCGCGGTCGCCGGAATCGATAGCCGCTGCGCAAACCCCTATCCTGGCGACTCAGCTTGAGGTCGCGAGAAAATTCATCGAGTGCAATCTCGGGCGGCCTGACCTGACGGTGGAAAGCGTTCGCGCCGTGCTGTGCGTGTCTCGCCGACAGGTGTACAAGATTTTTGAAAATCTGGGAGGCGTCGAGCGGTATATACGTTCAAGACGGCTCAGTGCCTGCCTCCGTGAACTCCAGGATTCCGAAATGCGTTGCACCATCAGCCAGATTGCTGAAAGGTACGGTTTCAAAGACGTGGCGGGTTTCAGCCGGCAGTTCCGCGCCCAGTTCGGTGGCCGTCCCAGCGAAGCACGTGAAGCGGTCGGATCGGTGCCGAAGCGCTCGAACTATATTGAATGGCTGAATCGCCAATAA
- a CDS encoding helix-turn-helix domain-containing protein, with the protein MVAPLVDVDRDEAVKGGYYASARGYDLGSLHFASYSMDPMQYRHTENHVRVSGIDHWCLTILKRGNEISRAGDRVLMSSPGSLQVRSFAYPFVGRSDGTSSTCLFLSRDSFPDISDMLDAVHHMEVTGSLVEVLKEYIFTLENYIKTLTVSEISLVVESLTFLLSAALKPVANDIGAADMSIAAGRFNLARKYIQRYLASPDLGANSICRALGISRRQLYYLFERHGGVEKFIRQRRLAACCKAIADPMDHRLINTIAYSYGFTNQALFSRQFRAEYGFSPTEARAAGLSGHTPEPSPPKTFSEWLLRTRGS; encoded by the coding sequence TTGGTCGCCCCTCTGGTCGATGTGGATCGCGATGAAGCCGTGAAAGGTGGCTATTACGCCAGCGCAAGGGGATATGATCTCGGGTCCCTGCACTTCGCATCCTACAGCATGGATCCGATGCAATACCGGCATACCGAGAATCATGTTCGTGTCTCCGGCATCGACCATTGGTGTCTTACTATTCTCAAACGCGGAAATGAAATCAGCCGTGCCGGCGACCGGGTGCTGATGAGTTCGCCCGGTTCCCTTCAAGTCAGATCTTTCGCTTATCCATTCGTCGGACGTTCCGACGGTACCAGCAGTACCTGCCTCTTCCTCAGCAGGGATAGTTTCCCGGACATTTCCGATATGCTCGATGCTGTGCATCATATGGAAGTCACAGGCAGTCTGGTGGAAGTACTTAAGGAATACATTTTTACTCTTGAAAATTACATCAAAACACTGACAGTTTCCGAAATATCCCTCGTAGTAGAGTCACTCACTTTTCTGCTCTCCGCGGCGCTCAAGCCTGTTGCAAATGACATTGGCGCGGCCGACATGTCGATTGCCGCAGGCCGCTTCAACCTTGCGCGAAAATACATTCAGCGGTATTTGGCATCGCCAGACCTGGGAGCGAATTCGATCTGCCGGGCACTGGGGATTTCGCGCCGGCAGCTCTACTACCTCTTTGAGAGGCATGGCGGTGTCGAAAAATTCATCAGGCAACGGCGGCTTGCGGCTTGCTGCAAGGCGATTGCGGACCCGATGGATCACAGGCTTATCAATACCATCGCTTACAGCTACGGCTTCACAAACCAGGCACTGTTCAGTCGCCAGTTTCGCGCCGAATATGGTTTCAGCCCCACAGAGGCCCGCGCCGCCGGACTTAGCGGGCATACGCCGGAGCCCTCGCCGCCGAAGACTTTTTCGGAATGGTTGCTTCGGACGCGCGGGAGCTAG
- a CDS encoding alpha/beta fold hydrolase, translated as MIKTMRVSLEMLGELSIFHDGKSVILPASKRTRALLSYLARTARPHRRERLCEVFFESPNDPRGALRWSLSKIRPLINDASTERLLADRERVTVNAPDIEIDINTLTEKLTSPDLPSSVLTDMAGQLQKTFLDGIDLPDQELFQQWLAAERQEMSRLRGKVLARLTTHSDIAPQERLSWARQWQALEPFSPHAATQLLTLLELLDHTLELNTLSHELARRFRKAGIAWPPDMRSQGSRISAGVKERPTERELLARQKVQFCTANDGVRIAYASVGEGPPIIKAANWLTHIEHDWEAPIWSPLFRNLAADHRFVRYDERGNGLSDWNVANISFDAFVTDLEAVVAATGLDKFALLGISQGAAVSIEYAVRHPERVTHLILFGSYAAGWRIGATDAVAREREAVMTLTETGWGKDNPAYRQIFSSTFMPSATADELTWFNEFQRLTTSPENAVRFLSVFADIDVRDRLAQVTVPTLVIHSLEDQRIPVEIARDIAASIPNAEFVELESDGHLLLGREPASKVFVETVRNFISRKRWNAQLG; from the coding sequence GTGATCAAAACAATGAGAGTTTCGCTGGAGATGCTCGGGGAGTTAAGCATCTTTCACGACGGTAAGTCTGTAATCTTGCCAGCCTCCAAACGGACACGTGCGTTGCTGTCCTACCTTGCGAGGACCGCCCGGCCCCATCGACGCGAACGTTTATGTGAAGTGTTTTTCGAAAGTCCGAATGATCCTCGCGGGGCATTGCGCTGGTCATTAAGCAAGATTCGCCCCTTGATTAACGATGCATCAACAGAGCGGCTATTGGCAGATCGGGAACGCGTAACCGTCAATGCCCCGGATATCGAAATTGACATCAATACGCTGACAGAAAAGTTAACATCCCCCGATTTGCCCTCCTCGGTATTAACCGACATGGCAGGCCAACTACAAAAAACCTTTCTGGACGGTATCGATCTGCCTGACCAGGAGCTCTTCCAGCAATGGCTGGCCGCCGAACGACAGGAGATGAGTCGCTTGCGTGGAAAAGTGCTGGCCCGTTTAACCACTCACTCTGACATTGCCCCCCAGGAACGATTGAGCTGGGCCCGCCAGTGGCAGGCTCTGGAACCGTTCAGTCCCCACGCGGCCACTCAATTGTTGACCCTGCTGGAGCTGCTTGATCACACTTTGGAATTGAACACTTTGTCGCACGAACTGGCTAGGCGTTTCCGAAAGGCTGGGATTGCGTGGCCTCCAGATATGCGCAGCCAAGGCAGCCGGATCTCCGCCGGTGTCAAGGAGCGTCCCACAGAGCGGGAATTACTAGCCCGGCAAAAAGTCCAGTTTTGCACCGCAAACGACGGCGTGCGCATCGCCTATGCATCTGTGGGCGAGGGTCCGCCCATCATCAAGGCCGCCAACTGGCTCACCCATATTGAGCACGACTGGGAGGCACCAATCTGGAGCCCTCTGTTTCGCAATCTCGCCGCTGACCATCGTTTTGTTCGCTACGATGAACGGGGCAATGGCCTGTCCGACTGGAACGTCGCTAATATTTCTTTTGACGCCTTTGTGACCGACCTTGAAGCGGTGGTAGCTGCCACGGGGCTGGATAAATTTGCCCTGCTTGGCATATCTCAGGGCGCCGCCGTATCCATAGAATACGCAGTGAGGCACCCTGAGCGGGTGACACATCTTATTCTCTTCGGCAGCTATGCGGCAGGCTGGCGAATTGGCGCAACTGACGCAGTGGCCAGGGAACGTGAGGCTGTGATGACGCTGACCGAAACAGGATGGGGGAAGGACAACCCGGCGTACCGCCAGATATTCTCATCCACTTTTATGCCCAGCGCCACCGCGGACGAGCTTACTTGGTTCAATGAATTCCAGCGTTTGACGACTTCGCCCGAGAACGCCGTCCGGTTTTTATCCGTATTCGCTGATATTGACGTGCGCGACCGGCTTGCCCAAGTGACGGTGCCGACCTTGGTGATTCATTCGCTGGAAGATCAGCGCATTCCGGTCGAGATCGCGCGCGATATAGCCGCCTCCATTCCCAACGCTGAATTCGTGGAGCTGGAGAGCGACGGACATCTGTTGCTCGGCCGCGAGCCCGCGTCAAAAGTTTTTGTGGAGACGGTAAGAAATTTCATCTCCCGCAAGCGCTGGAATGCACAGCTTGGCTGA
- a CDS encoding AraC family transcriptional regulator ligand-binding domain-containing protein — protein MENSCKAPQQHHPRFPTSMEEHHVSAIDVVYLARELKRHSVVDFAQIQAIDHRLADRVIELEEGRDISELMEERYPESWMITLWQLVDANPLAVDIGARMGAAIVLPEAQGLLISLVQHCENLEEALETYLANTDLDNPSESWQVTRTNNYIQLAFRFASGKPYPRCAVVYKMVSLCHWAEHLFGQRIPTCWAEFSFPEPRYVDLLQLLLPYELRFDSDRNAFVFPEEALSLPLRQRNRHLKGILEQRISRLDFVGKGQSVEKRVRQLLRENLAAYNSIDSLAQALCMSRVTLYRKLKEAKTSFSRLLDEERRQLFARHRHRSVVQLCDLLGFRDASAYYKARKRWNVKPG, from the coding sequence ATGGAAAATAGTTGCAAGGCGCCACAGCAACATCACCCCCGTTTTCCCACTTCGATGGAGGAGCATCATGTTAGTGCCATTGACGTTGTCTACCTGGCCAGGGAACTCAAACGTCACTCGGTCGTCGATTTCGCACAGATACAGGCTATAGACCACAGGCTTGCGGACCGCGTTATCGAGTTGGAGGAAGGGCGGGATATCTCGGAGTTGATGGAAGAGCGCTATCCGGAATCCTGGATGATCACTCTGTGGCAGCTTGTGGATGCCAACCCCCTTGCAGTAGATATCGGCGCTCGTATGGGTGCTGCTATCGTTTTGCCGGAAGCTCAAGGGCTGCTCATCAGCCTGGTCCAGCATTGCGAAAACCTGGAGGAGGCACTGGAAACCTATCTCGCGAATACCGACTTGGATAACCCATCTGAATCCTGGCAGGTTACCCGGACGAATAACTATATCCAACTGGCTTTTCGTTTTGCTTCAGGGAAACCCTACCCGCGCTGTGCTGTGGTGTACAAGATGGTTTCCCTGTGTCACTGGGCTGAACACCTGTTCGGACAGAGGATCCCCACTTGCTGGGCTGAATTTAGTTTCCCAGAGCCACGGTACGTCGATTTGCTGCAGCTGCTGTTACCCTACGAGCTTCGCTTCGATAGCGATAGAAACGCGTTTGTTTTTCCCGAGGAAGCTCTCTCCCTGCCGTTGCGACAGCGCAACCGTCATCTTAAAGGCATATTGGAACAGAGGATTTCGAGACTGGACTTCGTGGGGAAAGGACAGTCCGTCGAGAAACGGGTTCGCCAGTTGCTGAGGGAAAACCTGGCCGCTTACAACAGCATAGACAGCCTGGCGCAGGCCCTCTGTATGAGCCGGGTGACCCTGTACCGCAAGCTAAAGGAGGCGAAAACCAGCTTCTCCCGGCTGCTGGATGAGGAGCGTCGGCAGCTGTTTGCCCGCCACCGGCACCGGTCGGTGGTGCAGTTGTGCGACCTGCTCGGCTTCCGGGATGCCAGTGCCTATTACAAGGCCCGCAAGCGCTGGAATGTGAAGCCCGGCTGA
- the hutH gene encoding histidine ammonia-lyase, with product MYQLEINPGQLTLAQLRRVAREPVQLSLNKAAYPAIAASEKTVAQVLSEGRTVYGINTGFGLLANTRIEQKDLETLQRAIVLSHAAGTGNFMDEATVRLLMVLKINSLARGFSGVRAELIEALIKLVNAGVFPAIPEKGSVGASGDLAPLAHMSVVLLGEGEVFVDGERKPAKEGLEAAGLEPLTLAPKEGLALLNGTQASAAFALLGLFAAEDLFAGGLVAGSLALEAAKGSRRPFDDRIHAARGQRAQRQVAAAYRELLGGSSEISESHRGCEKVQDPYSLRCQPQVMGACLQQIRFAAEVLLAEANGVSDNPLVFTDEENPENSDIISGGNFHAEPVAMVADNLALALAEIGALSERRTALLIDTNLSGLPPFLVDNGGVNSGFMIAQVTAAALASENKSLAHPASVDSLPTSANQEDHVSMATFAGRRLREMADNTCGILAVELLAACQGLDFRAPLKTSAKLEAAKTKLRERVSFYDRDRYFAPDIAEGKALLASAIYRDFVDAELLPSS from the coding sequence ATGTACCAACTGGAAATCAACCCCGGCCAACTGACCCTCGCACAACTGCGCCGCGTCGCCCGCGAACCGGTACAACTGTCGCTGAACAAAGCCGCCTACCCGGCCATCGCGGCCTCGGAAAAAACCGTGGCCCAGGTGCTCAGTGAAGGCCGCACCGTCTACGGCATCAACACCGGATTCGGTCTGCTGGCCAACACCCGTATCGAGCAGAAAGACCTGGAAACCCTGCAGCGAGCCATCGTTCTGTCCCACGCCGCCGGCACCGGCAATTTCATGGACGAGGCCACAGTGCGCCTGCTGATGGTACTGAAGATCAACTCCCTCGCGCGCGGATTTTCCGGGGTGCGCGCAGAGCTGATCGAGGCACTGATCAAGCTGGTCAACGCCGGCGTCTTCCCGGCGATTCCGGAAAAGGGTTCCGTGGGCGCCTCCGGCGACCTGGCGCCGCTGGCGCATATGAGCGTGGTGCTGCTGGGCGAGGGCGAGGTGTTTGTCGACGGCGAGCGCAAACCGGCCAAAGAAGGACTGGAAGCGGCCGGCCTGGAGCCGCTGACCCTGGCACCCAAGGAGGGCTTGGCACTGCTCAACGGCACTCAGGCCTCCGCCGCCTTCGCGCTGCTCGGCCTCTTCGCCGCCGAGGACCTGTTCGCAGGGGGCCTGGTAGCTGGTTCCCTGGCGCTGGAGGCGGCGAAAGGTTCGCGCCGCCCCTTCGACGACCGCATCCACGCGGCGCGCGGACAGCGGGCCCAGCGACAGGTGGCGGCCGCCTACCGCGAGCTGCTCGGCGGTAGCAGCGAAATCAGCGAGTCACATCGAGGCTGCGAGAAGGTGCAGGACCCCTATTCCCTGCGCTGCCAGCCCCAAGTGATGGGCGCCTGCCTGCAGCAGATCCGCTTTGCCGCGGAAGTCCTGCTGGCCGAGGCCAACGGTGTGTCCGACAACCCTTTGGTATTTACCGACGAGGAAAACCCGGAAAATTCCGACATTATTTCCGGTGGCAACTTCCACGCCGAACCGGTGGCCATGGTGGCCGACAACCTGGCCCTGGCACTGGCGGAAATCGGTGCCCTGTCCGAACGGCGCACGGCGCTGCTGATCGACACCAACCTGTCGGGCCTGCCGCCCTTCCTGGTGGACAACGGCGGGGTCAACTCCGGCTTTATGATCGCCCAGGTCACCGCAGCGGCGCTGGCCAGCGAAAACAAATCCCTGGCCCACCCGGCCAGCGTGGATTCCCTACCCACCTCCGCCAACCAGGAGGACCACGTGTCCATGGCCACTTTCGCCGGCCGTCGCCTGCGGGAGATGGCCGACAACACTTGCGGCATTCTCGCGGTGGAACTGCTGGCCGCCTGCCAGGGCCTGGATTTCCGCGCCCCGCTGAAAACCTCGGCCAAGCTGGAGGCCGCCAAAACCAAGCTGCGCGAGCGGGTCTCCTTCTATGACAGGGACCGCTATTTCGCCCCGGATATCGCCGAGGGCAAGGCGCTGCTGGCCAGTGCTATCTACCGCGATTTCGTCGACGCGGAACTGCTGCCCAGCAGTTGA